One part of the Bacillus sp. FJAT-27916 genome encodes these proteins:
- a CDS encoding cation-translocating P-type ATPase: MEYDHIGPKESSLLEITQKDPTKWAEKEADYVLISLKTSSAGLSNSEAQARLKIFGDNKMKTKRTFNPLKCFLEKLVGLLAIMLWVASILAFISGTPLLSYVIWAIILINAIFSFVQENRADKALQALSEMMPNRVKVYRDGEVRTMDADQLVPGDILNLSAGDKVPADCRIISSNRLMVNNSMLTGESLPVNRSENIETRHIDTVSECRNLVFAGTSITGGEAKAVVYGTGKQTQIGMITETTTQIKREKSTLEIQIQRITKILAIFAVTIGILAFCVSVFLTDIEVNEALIFAIGMIVANVPEGLMPTVSLSLALSVQRMAKKNALVRKQSAVETLSTTTVICTDKTGTLTQNAIVAKKIWTPDGLIEISGNGYEKAGKLSGVSDRNQPGLKRFFTSAIICSETVLKTAEKDSNEWEYIGNPTEAAILIAAEKYGVNVEDTKKHFTRESLQPFSSENKYMTVLAKNDSAETFPAGKLINFTKGDPLKITGKCAYIYRNGQAVRMTDADRKEVHAVNDKMASEGYRILAVSCSGPEEDTLMLLGLAIMYDPPKEGVLEAVRDCYRAGVKITVVTGDYSKTALSIAKQTGIVKDKHVIIMGEELRRLSEAELAKKIDTDDPVIFARTTPQDKLKIVTAYQSLGHVVAATGDGINDVLALKKADIGISMGKNGSDAAIESSDVVLLDDHFATIVEAIKEGRAIYENIRKFIGYILASNVPEIIPFLVMGLFNVPLALPVLLVLAIDLGTDILPAISLGKELPDDDILDQPPRKKNSNILDRPSLLRAYGFLGMIEAACLFIAFFFAWGYFGYTFEEIRSFTNIITTNTAPADVMHAYSYAITLGFGAVIACQIGNLLESRSMRKPFYESFHKPNSLMIWGVVLEVILFLLISYTPFFQYVFETAALEWQHIILLPIFTVLFMLCEEIRKWLVRRTAIS; this comes from the coding sequence ATGGAATATGACCATATAGGACCTAAGGAAAGCTCTTTGCTTGAAATAACTCAGAAAGATCCAACCAAATGGGCTGAAAAAGAAGCTGACTATGTACTCATTTCCTTAAAAACAAGCTCTGCAGGTTTATCAAATTCAGAAGCTCAAGCAAGATTAAAAATATTTGGGGATAACAAAATGAAAACAAAAAGAACCTTCAATCCCCTTAAATGCTTTCTAGAGAAGCTTGTCGGATTATTAGCCATTATGCTTTGGGTGGCTAGTATTCTTGCGTTTATTTCCGGCACACCCTTGCTCAGCTATGTAATATGGGCCATCATTTTGATTAACGCCATCTTTTCATTCGTTCAAGAAAACCGGGCAGACAAAGCCTTACAGGCATTATCAGAAATGATGCCGAATCGGGTGAAGGTCTATCGGGATGGTGAAGTACGAACGATGGACGCCGACCAATTAGTGCCTGGTGATATCCTGAATCTCTCCGCTGGGGATAAAGTGCCAGCTGACTGCCGAATTATTTCATCTAATCGTTTGATGGTAAATAACTCCATGCTGACAGGTGAATCATTGCCGGTAAACCGGAGCGAGAACATAGAAACCCGTCATATTGACACCGTCAGCGAATGCAGAAATTTAGTATTCGCCGGGACTTCCATTACAGGCGGAGAAGCGAAGGCTGTCGTTTATGGGACAGGCAAACAAACCCAAATCGGGATGATTACCGAAACGACTACCCAAATCAAGCGTGAGAAAAGCACATTGGAGATTCAGATCCAGCGCATCACGAAAATCCTAGCGATATTTGCTGTTACCATCGGAATCTTAGCCTTTTGTGTATCCGTCTTCCTGACAGATATTGAAGTCAATGAGGCTTTAATCTTTGCGATTGGGATGATTGTGGCAAATGTGCCGGAAGGCTTGATGCCAACCGTCAGCCTCTCCTTGGCGTTGAGCGTCCAGCGGATGGCTAAGAAAAATGCATTGGTCAGAAAGCAATCGGCTGTTGAAACCCTTAGTACAACAACGGTCATTTGCACAGATAAGACCGGGACTCTTACACAGAATGCCATTGTCGCGAAGAAGATATGGACACCAGACGGATTAATTGAAATCAGTGGCAACGGGTATGAGAAGGCCGGCAAGCTAAGCGGAGTAAGCGATCGAAATCAGCCAGGACTTAAGCGCTTTTTCACCTCTGCAATTATTTGTTCAGAGACCGTCCTAAAAACAGCCGAGAAAGATTCGAATGAATGGGAATACATAGGCAATCCAACGGAGGCGGCCATTTTAATTGCGGCAGAGAAATATGGCGTAAACGTGGAAGATACGAAAAAACACTTCACCAGGGAAAGCCTTCAGCCCTTCAGCTCCGAAAATAAATATATGACCGTCTTAGCAAAAAATGACTCAGCTGAGACATTCCCTGCCGGTAAATTGATCAACTTTACAAAAGGCGACCCATTAAAGATTACAGGCAAATGCGCCTATATTTATCGAAATGGACAAGCTGTGAGGATGACAGATGCAGACCGCAAAGAGGTTCATGCTGTAAATGATAAAATGGCGAGCGAGGGTTACCGTATCTTGGCCGTTTCTTGTTCAGGACCTGAAGAAGATACACTTATGCTTCTTGGTCTAGCCATTATGTACGACCCGCCGAAAGAAGGCGTGCTTGAAGCGGTGCGTGATTGCTACCGTGCAGGTGTCAAAATCACGGTCGTTACCGGCGATTACAGCAAGACCGCTCTTTCCATTGCGAAGCAGACAGGCATTGTGAAGGATAAGCATGTCATCATTATGGGAGAGGAATTGCGGAGATTAAGCGAGGCAGAGCTGGCTAAGAAAATCGATACGGATGATCCCGTCATTTTTGCACGGACAACACCTCAGGATAAATTGAAAATTGTCACGGCTTATCAAAGTCTCGGACATGTTGTAGCAGCGACTGGCGATGGTATAAATGATGTATTAGCCTTAAAAAAAGCGGATATCGGTATTTCCATGGGCAAAAACGGCTCCGATGCAGCGATTGAATCTTCTGATGTCGTTTTATTAGATGACCACTTTGCAACAATTGTGGAGGCCATTAAAGAAGGCCGGGCTATATATGAGAATATCCGGAAATTCATTGGCTATATATTAGCCTCAAACGTACCGGAGATTATTCCATTCCTTGTAATGGGATTATTCAATGTCCCTCTTGCCCTGCCGGTTCTATTAGTTCTGGCCATTGACCTTGGAACAGATATCCTGCCAGCCATTTCACTTGGTAAAGAATTACCGGATGATGATATTCTCGACCAGCCGCCAAGGAAGAAAAACAGCAATATTCTCGACCGCCCATCATTACTCAGGGCTTATGGCTTCCTTGGAATGATTGAGGCAGCCTGCCTATTCATCGCCTTTTTCTTTGCTTGGGGGTATTTCGGCTATACATTCGAGGAGATTCGTTCCTTTACCAATATCATCACAACGAATACGGCACCGGCTGATGTTATGCATGCCTATAGCTATGCCATCACGCTCGGGTTCGGGGCAGTAATCGCCTGCCAGATTGGGAACCTCCTAGAATCAAGATCAATGAGGAAGCCATTCTATGAATCCTTCCATAAGCCGAATTCCTTGATGATTTGGGGAGTCGTCCTTGAGGTTATTTTATTTTTATTAATTTCATATACGCCATTCTTCCAATACGTCTTTGAAACAGCTGCATTGGAATGGCAACACATCATTCTTCTTCCCATCTTTACCGTTCTCTTCATGCTATGTGAGGAAATTCGTAAATGGCTGGTTAGAAGGACAGCCATTAGCTGA
- a CDS encoding helix-turn-helix domain-containing protein, translating to MIGDRVKRLRTEKKLSMTELAEKAGVAKSYLSSLERNIQTNPSIQFLEKIASVLNVPLDVLLHDTPKDYPLDQDWANLVKEAMESGVSKDQFREFIEFNKWKLSNTDK from the coding sequence ATGATTGGTGATCGTGTCAAAAGATTAAGAACGGAAAAGAAATTATCCATGACTGAGCTTGCAGAGAAAGCAGGCGTCGCAAAATCTTATTTGAGTTCATTGGAAAGAAACATACAGACGAATCCTTCCATTCAATTCCTTGAAAAGATTGCATCCGTCCTTAATGTTCCATTGGATGTTCTCTTACACGATACTCCAAAAGACTATCCGCTGGACCAGGATTGGGCGAATCTCGTCAAAGAGGCAATGGAATCAGGTGTTTCTAAGGATCAATTCCGGGAATTCATTGAATTCAATAAATGGAAGCTAAGTAATACCGATAAATAA
- a CDS encoding flavodoxin domain-containing protein, with translation MKAAIIYTSKTGNTEELALELRTHFSRRIHTDLFTINRFPLSQLHEYEAIIIGTYTWGDGEIPLEMMSLYQWIEREEASHLTTGVFGTGDSFYPNFCGAVDEFRDMLYVHTNLAATLKVELSPQEGDWEKCEKFADILMNRIKQPV, from the coding sequence ATGAAGGCTGCTATTATCTATACGTCGAAAACAGGGAACACAGAGGAGCTTGCACTTGAATTGCGGACTCACTTTTCTCGGCGCATTCATACAGATTTGTTTACGATTAATCGTTTTCCACTAAGCCAGCTGCATGAATATGAGGCGATTATCATTGGCACCTATACGTGGGGAGACGGAGAGATTCCCCTTGAGATGATGTCGTTATATCAATGGATAGAGCGGGAGGAGGCCAGCCATCTGACGACAGGTGTGTTCGGAACAGGCGACAGCTTCTATCCGAACTTCTGCGGAGCGGTCGATGAATTCAGGGACATGCTTTATGTCCACACCAATCTTGCCGCAACACTCAAGGTGGAACTTTCCCCGCAGGAGGGCGATTGGGAAAAGTGTGAGAAGTTCGCTGATATTCTAATGAATCGAATCAAACAGCCAGTATAA
- a CDS encoding ribonucleoside-diphosphate reductase subunit alpha: MERLRKTERLIEETAQEYKLNIDELMEMMARGKESEAIETALHYALNKIAMDAPDWTFLAARLYLQKLYAEAAENRGYKEDLKYGSFSELVQTLVEKGIYSAELTQAYSRSELDEAAAEIMPERDYIFNYIGLFLLADRYLARDHERRLYELPQERFLVIALQLMKNEKPDVRMSLVKEAYWALSHLYMTVATPTLANAGKSFGQLSSCFIDTVEDSLDGIYLNNWDTARLSKDGGGVGIYYGKLRALGSDIKKFKGNSSGVVPWIRLINDTAVSVDQLGQRQGAIAVYLDVFHKDIMNGFLDLKTNNGDERRKAHDIFTGVCIPDLFMEQLEKVDENGRSIGEWHTFCPHEVKSIMGWKDENGNLLGLEDFYDENDEKYFTEKYMEAVNHPLLPRRTYRAMDIMARVMISQLETGTPYIFYRDEVNRQNPNKHVNGKGRTSIYCSNLCTEIAQNMSATTIVKEYEDEEGNLVIVRKPGDFVVCNLSSINLAKAVPANVLERLIRIQVRMLDNVIDLNTISVGQAEKTNKKYRAIGLGTFGWHHLLALEGIYWESEEAVDFADRLYEDIAYYTIQSSMELAEEKGAYSRFSGSEWETGRYFERKGYATQRWSELQADIRDKGMRNGWLMAVAPNSSTAKIGGSTDGIDPIYAVEYAEEKKNFKFKVTAPDINHRTYEYYKKSRHQLSQVWSIRQNAARGRHIDQGISFNLYVKHDIKAKELLNLHLEAWKNGLKTTYYVRSTSQAEIEECESCHS, encoded by the coding sequence ATGGAACGGTTAAGGAAGACGGAAAGATTGATTGAAGAGACCGCCCAGGAGTATAAGCTGAATATCGATGAGCTGATGGAGATGATGGCCCGCGGCAAGGAGTCTGAGGCAATTGAGACAGCTCTTCATTATGCGCTCAATAAGATTGCGATGGATGCACCTGACTGGACGTTCCTCGCAGCCCGGCTTTATTTGCAAAAGCTGTATGCGGAGGCAGCGGAGAACCGCGGGTATAAGGAGGACCTTAAATACGGCTCCTTCTCTGAGTTGGTTCAGACGCTTGTCGAGAAGGGCATTTATTCAGCGGAGCTTACTCAGGCCTATTCGAGAAGTGAATTGGACGAGGCAGCAGCGGAAATCATGCCTGAAAGGGATTATATCTTCAACTACATAGGCTTGTTCTTGCTTGCGGACCGTTATTTAGCAAGAGATCATGAGCGCCGTCTCTATGAATTGCCGCAGGAGCGTTTCTTGGTGATTGCCCTGCAATTGATGAAAAATGAAAAGCCTGACGTTCGAATGAGCCTTGTCAAAGAAGCTTATTGGGCACTCAGTCATTTGTACATGACCGTTGCGACACCAACGCTTGCGAATGCCGGCAAGAGCTTTGGCCAGCTGTCCTCCTGCTTCATTGACACAGTTGAGGATTCTTTAGACGGCATTTATTTGAACAACTGGGATACAGCCCGTCTGTCAAAGGATGGCGGCGGTGTCGGCATCTATTACGGCAAGCTTCGGGCGCTAGGCTCTGATATTAAGAAATTCAAGGGCAACTCCTCCGGGGTCGTGCCATGGATTCGCCTAATCAATGATACGGCGGTCAGTGTCGACCAGCTCGGGCAAAGGCAGGGCGCAATTGCTGTTTACTTGGATGTATTCCATAAAGACATCATGAATGGGTTCCTTGATTTGAAAACGAATAATGGGGATGAGCGCCGCAAAGCTCATGACATATTCACAGGGGTATGTATTCCCGATTTATTCATGGAGCAGCTTGAAAAGGTGGACGAGAACGGGCGCAGCATCGGGGAATGGCACACATTCTGCCCGCATGAGGTAAAGAGCATCATGGGCTGGAAGGACGAGAACGGCAATCTGCTTGGCCTTGAGGACTTCTATGATGAGAACGATGAGAAATACTTTACGGAGAAGTATATGGAAGCCGTTAATCATCCGCTCCTTCCGCGCAGAACGTATCGTGCAATGGATATTATGGCACGCGTGATGATCTCCCAGCTGGAGACAGGCACACCGTATATTTTCTACCGTGATGAAGTTAATCGCCAGAATCCGAACAAGCATGTGAACGGGAAAGGCCGTACATCTATTTATTGCAGCAATCTATGTACAGAAATTGCGCAAAATATGTCGGCAACAACGATTGTGAAGGAATATGAGGATGAGGAAGGGAATTTGGTCATCGTCCGTAAGCCTGGTGATTTCGTTGTTTGTAATCTATCCTCTATCAACCTGGCAAAGGCGGTTCCAGCCAATGTACTGGAGCGCTTGATTCGTATTCAGGTCCGGATGCTGGATAATGTCATTGACTTGAATACTATCAGTGTCGGACAGGCAGAGAAAACGAATAAGAAGTACCGGGCGATAGGGCTTGGTACATTCGGGTGGCATCATCTATTAGCCTTAGAGGGCATTTATTGGGAATCAGAGGAGGCTGTCGACTTTGCTGACCGTCTGTATGAGGATATTGCGTATTACACCATTCAATCCTCTATGGAACTAGCGGAGGAGAAGGGAGCATACAGTAGGTTCAGCGGTTCGGAATGGGAGACCGGCCGTTATTTCGAACGAAAAGGATATGCGACACAGCGCTGGAGTGAGCTTCAGGCAGACATCCGAGATAAAGGAATGCGCAATGGCTGGCTCATGGCGGTAGCTCCAAACTCCTCAACAGCCAAAATCGGCGGGTCAACAGATGGAATCGACCCAATCTATGCGGTTGAGTATGCAGAGGAGAAGAAGAACTTTAAATTCAAGGTGACAGCTCCTGATATTAATCACCGAACCTATGAGTATTACAAGAAGAGCAGACATCAATTAAGCCAGGTGTGGAGCATCAGGCAGAATGCCGCTCGCGGGCGTCATATCGACCAGGGCATCAGCTTTAACCTGTATGTGAAGCATGATATTAAGGCGAAGGAGCTATTGAACCTCCATCTGGAGGCTTGGAAGAACGGCTTGAAAACCACTTATTATGTAAGAAGCACGTCACAGGCAGAAATAGAAGAATGTGAATCCTGCCATAGCTAA
- a CDS encoding Na+/H+ antiporter subunit E produces the protein MPVQVLLNIFIGFLWMLLQDKWSFPSFFAGYLVGIVILFFMRRFFSTSFYLGTFFSILKLLYVFLRELVSSTVLVLRQVTRRKIDVQPGVFAVKTDLSGEWEIPLLALLLSLTPGSVVLEISPDNKTFFIHAMDMEESKKSIIQAKTSFEKAIKEVTR, from the coding sequence GTGCCCGTTCAAGTTTTACTGAATATATTCATTGGTTTCTTATGGATGCTTTTGCAGGATAAATGGAGTTTCCCTTCGTTCTTTGCCGGGTATCTAGTGGGAATTGTCATTTTGTTTTTCATGCGTCGTTTCTTCAGTACATCCTTCTATTTAGGTACATTTTTCTCCATATTGAAGCTGCTGTATGTATTCCTAAGAGAGCTCGTATCTTCTACCGTGCTTGTCCTTAGACAGGTTACACGCAGAAAAATAGACGTTCAGCCAGGAGTGTTTGCCGTCAAAACAGATTTGAGCGGGGAATGGGAGATACCGCTATTGGCTCTATTATTATCGCTGACGCCAGGCTCGGTCGTGCTTGAGATTTCCCCAGACAATAAGACATTCTTCATTCACGCCATGGATATGGAGGAATCAAAAAAATCAATCATCCAGGCAAAAACGAGCTTTGAAAAGGCGATTAAGGAGGTTACACGATAA
- a CDS encoding Na(+)/H(+) antiporter subunit F1, producing the protein MFEIVLTLALFILTLSILISIYRLFKGPSMPDRVMALDSIGIHLISGVAILSVLFRSHAFLDIILLLGILSFIGTIAFARFIERGVVIERGNDQ; encoded by the coding sequence ATGTTTGAAATCGTTTTGACTTTAGCACTGTTCATTCTGACATTATCCATTCTGATTTCCATCTATCGCCTATTTAAAGGCCCATCCATGCCAGACCGGGTTATGGCACTGGATTCAATCGGGATTCACTTAATTTCAGGTGTGGCTATTTTGTCCGTACTATTCAGATCGCACGCTTTCTTGGACATCATATTACTGCTTGGTATCCTTTCTTTCATTGGGACCATTGCATTTGCTAGATTCATAGAAAGGGGTGTTGTCATTGAACGCGGAAATGATCAGTGA
- a CDS encoding anti-repressor SinI family protein → MYKLELDGEWVDLMLAARELGLSKEEIREFLKTNQMPETIKAST, encoded by the coding sequence ATGTATAAATTGGAGTTAGATGGGGAATGGGTAGACTTGATGTTAGCTGCCCGCGAACTCGGATTAAGTAAGGAGGAAATAAGAGAGTTTCTAAAAACGAATCAAATGCCTGAGACTATCAAAGCTTCGACATAA
- a CDS encoding ribonucleotide-diphosphate reductase subunit beta — translation MVNETLNKIKLLNPEYPNKSTGIINGKTSGLLNWNDIAYPQMYDLYQTLLSNFWKAQEINMQDDIKQWDSLSETEKDVFLRINTQLASLDSLQTPTMSQVMDYVTDSSFKAIFAVISQQEAVHNESYSYILSSLVPLQEQNKRFNEAKDDPIVQKRNKLILDAYEQFRNEPTPLHLFKLAVNSINLEGVYFYAGFAFFYHLARHQRMLKTSTMISYIQRDEMQHAYFISQFIRILLTENPELNTDENIEYIYRTIGEAVELEKEWSRFILKDIEGIDLDEFENYVEYLANKRFRQLGLKNLYPERNNPMPWIHVFSDEMINETKSDFFEQKSRTYTKVTQSNGFDEL, via the coding sequence ATGGTGAACGAAACGCTGAATAAAATTAAACTATTAAACCCGGAATATCCGAATAAATCAACTGGCATCATTAATGGAAAAACATCCGGTCTATTGAACTGGAATGATATTGCCTATCCGCAAATGTATGACCTGTATCAAACCCTGCTCTCTAACTTCTGGAAGGCACAGGAGATTAATATGCAGGATGATATTAAGCAATGGGATTCCTTGAGTGAGACGGAGAAGGATGTGTTTCTCCGTATTAATACCCAGTTGGCTTCCCTTGACAGCTTGCAGACACCGACGATGAGTCAGGTCATGGACTATGTCACAGACTCGAGCTTCAAGGCTATCTTCGCGGTCATTTCCCAGCAGGAGGCGGTTCATAATGAATCGTACTCCTATATCCTCAGCTCGCTTGTGCCGCTGCAGGAGCAAAACAAACGCTTCAATGAAGCGAAAGATGACCCAATTGTACAAAAGCGTAATAAGCTGATTTTGGATGCGTATGAGCAGTTCCGCAATGAGCCGACACCGCTGCATCTGTTTAAGCTTGCGGTCAACTCAATTAATCTGGAGGGAGTTTATTTCTACGCTGGTTTTGCTTTCTTCTATCATCTAGCACGCCACCAAAGAATGCTGAAGACGAGTACGATGATCAGCTATATCCAGCGTGATGAAATGCAGCATGCTTATTTCATCTCCCAATTCATCCGTATTTTGCTGACGGAAAATCCGGAGTTGAATACAGATGAGAATATTGAATATATTTACCGCACGATTGGAGAGGCGGTTGAGCTTGAGAAGGAGTGGTCCCGTTTCATTCTGAAGGATATTGAGGGCATTGACCTGGATGAGTTCGAGAACTATGTGGAGTACTTGGCTAACAAGCGCTTCCGCCAGCTGGGACTTAAAAATCTTTATCCGGAACGCAATAACCCAATGCCATGGATTCATGTATTCAGCGATGAGATGATTAATGAAACGAAGTCTGATTTCTTTGAGCAGAAATCACGTACCTATACGAAGGTTACTCAGTCAAATGGATTTGATGAGCTCTAA
- the mnhG gene encoding monovalent cation/H(+) antiporter subunit G — protein MISEWIAGGFILLGTVLTLLSGVGLIRLPDVYTRSHAASKSTTLGVLFILLGAFMFFWIDEGYFSIRLLLGIFFVFLTAPVAGHIICRAAYRSNVKLADRTVRDDLKKYMKAE, from the coding sequence ATGATCAGTGAGTGGATTGCAGGCGGCTTTATCCTTTTAGGGACAGTCTTAACTCTTCTAAGCGGTGTCGGACTGATTAGGCTTCCAGATGTCTATACACGCTCCCATGCCGCTTCGAAAAGCACAACACTCGGAGTGCTGTTCATTCTTCTAGGAGCATTCATGTTTTTTTGGATCGACGAAGGTTACTTTAGTATCCGGCTGCTTCTTGGAATATTCTTTGTATTTTTGACCGCTCCAGTTGCAGGCCATATCATCTGCCGGGCAGCCTATCGCTCAAACGTAAAGCTTGCCGACCGGACTGTACGCGATGACTTAAAAAAATATATGAAAGCTGAATAA
- a CDS encoding ABC transporter permease gives MFKYVVRNKSFMTGFLFLSVLILLSIGNTLLNDGEIRQETFISDENGNILDAPPYPPLTVFPLGSDLEGYDLLHMMIEGAKITIGIALFIAVLRIVVGLLIGSLLGVYARRWIGLFEKVFSSFTLIPLTLVAAFLLHNVLVMQMDGFANPFWKRALFEVFILTIYAVPTLAIFQANEIKRLYGEDFMEAAQVLGGGGWHKMRVHILPHLKENLLQLSIQQFIQVLIVLAHLGVLDLFFGGTFIDFSGGGPPKSMYYEWSGLVGTYFRSLAFDPWIALVPIAFFTLTILAAQLMLNGLKKASEQAHEARKIRQSHTLPLSSIQAEQELFALRSGKEA, from the coding sequence GTGTTTAAATATGTCGTTAGAAATAAATCCTTTATGACAGGCTTCTTATTCTTAAGTGTGTTAATACTTTTGAGCATTGGCAATACCCTATTGAATGATGGAGAAATCCGCCAGGAAACATTTATATCAGATGAGAATGGAAATATCCTAGATGCACCGCCATATCCGCCGCTGACGGTTTTTCCGCTTGGGTCAGACCTAGAAGGCTATGATTTGCTCCATATGATGATTGAAGGGGCAAAGATAACGATTGGAATTGCTCTTTTCATTGCTGTTTTGCGTATTGTGGTTGGTCTTTTGATTGGCTCTCTTCTTGGTGTATATGCGAGAAGGTGGATTGGCCTCTTTGAAAAGGTATTCTCTAGTTTCACTTTAATTCCACTCACGCTTGTGGCCGCCTTTTTGCTGCATAATGTATTGGTCATGCAGATGGATGGATTTGCTAATCCGTTTTGGAAGCGGGCCCTTTTTGAGGTGTTCATTCTAACGATATATGCTGTCCCAACATTGGCCATCTTTCAGGCGAATGAGATTAAGCGATTATATGGAGAGGACTTTATGGAAGCCGCCCAAGTGCTTGGCGGAGGCGGTTGGCATAAGATGAGGGTTCATATCCTGCCGCATTTAAAGGAAAATTTACTGCAGCTATCGATTCAGCAATTCATTCAAGTATTAATTGTTCTTGCTCATTTAGGGGTTCTTGACCTCTTTTTTGGAGGTACCTTTATCGATTTTAGCGGAGGTGGTCCACCAAAGTCGATGTATTACGAATGGTCAGGTTTGGTGGGGACGTATTTCCGCTCTCTTGCCTTCGATCCTTGGATTGCCCTCGTCCCAATTGCCTTTTTCACACTGACCATTCTTGCGGCTCAGCTAATGCTGAATGGACTAAAGAAAGCGAGTGAACAAGCGCATGAGGCGAGGAAGATAAGGCAGTCTCATACCTTGCCGCTTTCAAGCATACAGGCTGAGCAAGAGTTATTTGCCCTTCGCTCTGGAAAAGAAGCATAA
- a CDS encoding ABC transporter permease subunit, with translation MAKQLLHSFAGIGLMVMGVILISGLPALFRDIGFHFTDYVESIKLVFMALLSPQDMDYGGTGRMVFPEILGPYRTTLSLMAVSLLGSLFISFLLTYITLFLGRRHLSKIEWVLSLLQALPDLFYIAFSQWMIVLIYKGTGILIMDVARYGTWQSMMLPLVCLSLPLTLLLTRFLLQQFLVEKKKMYAEYASSKGFTELYIFNHHILRNVLFSLINYSKTVLWFMISNLIIIEYLFSINGIIGFIYRYLTPEFFAIGTILLAVPVLIVYDMAQLLVPEKRRDEGV, from the coding sequence ATGGCTAAACAGCTGCTTCATTCATTTGCAGGTATAGGGTTAATGGTCATGGGGGTCATTTTGATAAGCGGCCTGCCTGCCTTATTTAGGGATATTGGTTTTCATTTCACAGATTATGTCGAAAGCATCAAGTTAGTATTTATGGCCCTGCTTTCTCCGCAGGATATGGACTATGGGGGCACCGGCAGAATGGTCTTTCCAGAAATACTAGGTCCCTATAGGACTACGTTAAGCCTAATGGCTGTCAGTCTTTTGGGCTCTCTATTCATTTCTTTTCTGCTCACCTATATAACGCTCTTCCTCGGAAGAAGGCATCTGTCTAAAATTGAATGGGTTTTGTCCCTTCTTCAAGCACTTCCAGATTTATTCTATATTGCGTTCTCTCAATGGATGATTGTCCTCATATATAAAGGTACCGGTATTCTCATTATGGATGTAGCGAGATATGGAACCTGGCAGAGTATGATGCTGCCGCTTGTATGTTTATCGCTTCCGCTAACCTTGCTGCTGACGAGATTTCTGCTTCAGCAATTTTTGGTGGAAAAGAAGAAGATGTATGCTGAATATGCCTCGTCAAAGGGATTCACTGAGCTGTATATATTCAACCATCACATCTTGCGCAATGTCCTATTCAGCTTAATCAATTATTCTAAAACCGTTTTATGGTTTATGATTTCGAACTTGATTATCATTGAATATTTATTTAGCATCAATGGAATTATTGGGTTTATATATCGCTATCTTACACCGGAGTTCTTTGCTATCGGTACGATTCTGCTCGCTGTGCCGGTTTTGATTGTGTATGATATGGCTCAGCTGCTTGTCCCTGAGAAGAGGAGGGATGAGGGTGTTTAA